One genomic segment of Desulfurobacteriaceae bacterium includes these proteins:
- the raiA gene encoding ribosome-associated translation inhibitor RaiA, giving the protein MATLRLNLIGDGIDLTGAIKNTLEEKFKKLGKYLGDNEEREIFADIIVRKEKYRASVEIIIYNVYDHTLRIKKETDDLYTAVDYVVDAAEKQLRRLKDKIQTEAKREGKKNKRNITLVEEEVVEKPIEIIEVEPELYKPITVEDAVIKLLGSNMEFFVFCNAETGNAAVVYKRKDGNVGLIEMPSCK; this is encoded by the coding sequence ATGGCAACCCTCAGACTTAATCTTATCGGTGATGGTATTGACCTCACAGGAGCTATCAAAAATACATTGGAGGAAAAGTTCAAGAAACTGGGAAAATACTTAGGAGATAACGAGGAAAGAGAAATTTTTGCTGACATTATTGTAAGAAAAGAAAAGTATCGTGCATCTGTAGAAATAATAATCTACAACGTTTACGACCACACCCTTAGAATAAAGAAAGAAACCGATGACCTCTACACTGCTGTAGATTACGTAGTTGATGCAGCAGAAAAGCAGTTAAGAAGGTTAAAGGACAAAATTCAAACGGAAGCTAAAAGAGAGGGAAAGAAAAATAAGAGAAATATTACCTTAGTTGAAGAGGAAGTAGTTGAAAAGCCAATTGAAATCATTGAAGTTGAACCTGAACTTTACAAACCTATCACTGTTGAAGATGCCGTAATTAAACTTCTTGGATCAAACATGGAATTTTTTGTATTCTGTAATGCAGAAACCGGTAATGCAGCTGTTGTTTATAAAAGAAAAGATGGAAACGTAGGATTGATAGAGATGCCATCATGTAAGTGA